A genomic region of Porticoccaceae bacterium LTM1 contains the following coding sequences:
- the ispD gene encoding 2-C-methyl-D-erythritol 4-phosphate cytidylyltransferase: protein MTEPKFWVVVPAAGVGRRFGGDQPKQYYPLNGKTVAEWTLSRLLSVSRVAGCVVAISDADQHWAKLGINDSRVILTTGGAERSDTVYQGLLALTELASPNDWVLVHDIARPCVRAADIERMMDALAVDAVGGILAAPMADTVKRVSGGNCIAATEDRSQLWAAMTPQMFRYSLLRDALLQAKNKDFQPTDESSAVEQLGVSPKVIAGQRDNIKITNREDLAIAEAILQVQIQQKEDH, encoded by the coding sequence ATGACCGAACCTAAGTTTTGGGTAGTTGTACCTGCTGCAGGTGTAGGTCGCCGTTTTGGTGGTGATCAGCCAAAACAGTACTATCCCCTCAATGGCAAGACCGTGGCGGAGTGGACGCTTAGTCGTCTGCTTTCTGTAAGTCGTGTTGCCGGATGTGTTGTCGCGATCAGTGATGCGGATCAGCATTGGGCAAAGCTCGGAATTAACGACTCAAGAGTTATTTTGACTACAGGTGGTGCGGAGCGCTCCGATACGGTCTATCAGGGGTTACTCGCATTAACAGAATTGGCCAGCCCAAATGACTGGGTGCTGGTCCATGATATTGCCCGTCCCTGTGTGCGAGCAGCAGATATCGAGCGAATGATGGATGCACTTGCAGTAGACGCTGTCGGCGGTATTCTCGCTGCTCCTATGGCTGACACGGTAAAGCGGGTGTCCGGTGGTAATTGCATTGCTGCTACGGAAGATCGCAGCCAGCTTTGGGCGGCTATGACCCCACAGATGTTTCGTTATTCACTGCTGCGAGATGCTTTGTTACAGGCCAAAAATAAAGACTTTCAGCCCACTGATGAGTCCTCGGCTGTTGAGCAACTGGGTGTGTCGCCAAAAGTGATTGCTGGCCAGCGTGACAATATCAAAATTACCAACCGCGAAGACCTTGCAATTGCCGAGGCTATTCTGCAGGTCCAAATTCAACAGAAGGAAGACCACTGA
- a CDS encoding peptidoglycan DD-metalloendopeptidase family protein, whose translation MNILKGKSTHFFLISLLLFSSGCARHAPAPISSRPAPPKDLIDYHVVSSGETLYSIAWRYELDYQQLAKANGIAAPYTIYSGQRLNLDLTKSVNTNTPKNSSRQAVVATKPGVAESKSKPTSSAKPSASKPSAPKPSTAGTSSSTGNTSSKTIKTIKPAGSSPESNAKKVASLPKSWSWQWPAKGRVSRHYDSSKVFKGIYISSGKGSKVEAAGPGVVVYAGSGLRGYGQLVIVKHSDTFLSAYANNHQILVAEGEMVTAGQKIAEVGGDMEDSKRLYFEIRKNGKPIDPVRLLPRQ comes from the coding sequence GTGAATATATTAAAGGGAAAGTCTACACACTTTTTTCTAATTTCTCTGCTGCTGTTCAGTAGCGGATGTGCCCGTCATGCACCCGCTCCCATTTCCAGTAGGCCTGCGCCGCCAAAGGATCTGATCGACTATCACGTGGTTTCCAGTGGTGAAACCCTTTATTCCATCGCCTGGCGCTATGAGCTTGATTATCAGCAACTGGCAAAGGCCAACGGTATTGCTGCACCGTACACCATTTATTCGGGGCAGCGTCTCAATCTGGACCTGACTAAATCGGTAAATACCAACACGCCGAAAAATAGCAGCAGGCAGGCGGTCGTTGCCACTAAACCCGGCGTTGCAGAAAGTAAGTCCAAGCCAACATCAAGTGCCAAACCTTCAGCATCGAAACCATCAGCTCCCAAACCGTCAACGGCCGGGACATCGTCATCAACCGGCAATACATCCAGTAAGACAATAAAAACCATTAAACCTGCAGGCTCCAGCCCTGAAAGTAATGCAAAAAAAGTGGCGTCACTACCAAAAAGCTGGAGTTGGCAATGGCCGGCAAAAGGGCGGGTGTCCCGGCACTACGATTCCTCAAAGGTTTTTAAAGGAATTTATATTTCGTCCGGAAAAGGATCGAAAGTCGAGGCTGCAGGCCCCGGGGTGGTTGTGTATGCCGGCAGTGGTTTGCGTGGTTACGGTCAGTTAGTGATTGTGAAACACAGTGATACTTTCCTCAGTGCCTATGCCAATAATCATCAAATATTGGTCGCTGAGGGGGAGATGGTGACCGCTGGTCAGAAAATAGCTGAGGTGGGTGGAGACATGGAGGATTCAAAGCGTCTCTATTTCGAGATCCGTAAAAACGGTAAACCCATAGATCCAGTAAGATTATTACCCCGGCAATAG
- a CDS encoding ferredoxin family protein, translating to MAFVVGENCIKCKHTDCVEVCPVDCFYEGPNFLVIHPDECIDCALCEPECPVDAIFSEDEMPEGQEVFIELNAELAEEWPNITEKKDAPEDAAEWDGKPGKLALLER from the coding sequence ATGGCCTTTGTGGTCGGTGAAAACTGCATCAAGTGCAAACACACAGATTGCGTTGAAGTGTGCCCGGTGGATTGCTTTTACGAAGGCCCCAACTTCCTCGTTATCCACCCGGACGAGTGCATTGACTGCGCCCTGTGCGAGCCAGAGTGCCCTGTTGATGCGATCTTCTCCGAAGACGAAATGCCTGAGGGCCAGGAAGTGTTTATTGAACTGAACGCCGAACTGGCTGAAGAGTGGCCTAACATCACCGAGAAAAAAGACGCGCCTGAAGATGCTGCTGAGTGGGATGGTAAGCCCGGCAAGCTGGCATTGCTCGAGAGATAA
- a CDS encoding tRNA pseudouridine(13) synthase TruD — translation MSDYSLDFPFAHGEPLGSASFRSVPEDFVVDESLGFEPQGNGEHLLLHIQKRNQNTRWVAEQLAQIADIKAMDVGYCGMKDRRAVTSQWFSLYLPKKELNLQAVEALEGVTLLASGRHPKKLRRGDHQSNHFIIRLRELTADHSLLEQRLAFIAEQGVPNYFGEQRFGHDAGNLREFEQKFVGQSGDARSRNRQRGRRGGRSSGGGQSGIYLSAGRSYLFNRILATRMKQHSWNKPLEGEELPTGAMWGRGRHQGSEARVALEQQVADSLPGWGDALEHSGLSQERRDLVLHPQNLQWQFESNDLVLSFGLLPGCFATSVLRELTELNTAHSGRDIVGHLDNHNN, via the coding sequence ATGTCAGACTATTCGTTGGATTTTCCTTTTGCCCACGGCGAGCCACTGGGCTCTGCTTCCTTCAGAAGTGTACCGGAAGACTTTGTTGTGGATGAGAGCCTCGGGTTTGAGCCACAGGGCAATGGTGAACACCTGCTGCTGCATATCCAAAAGCGCAACCAGAACACCCGTTGGGTAGCTGAGCAGTTGGCTCAGATAGCAGACATTAAAGCCATGGATGTTGGCTATTGCGGCATGAAAGACCGCCGAGCGGTAACCAGCCAGTGGTTCAGCCTGTATCTGCCCAAAAAGGAGTTAAACCTCCAAGCTGTTGAAGCCTTGGAGGGGGTGACCTTGCTGGCCAGTGGCCGTCATCCCAAAAAGCTGCGCCGCGGTGATCACCAGAGCAATCACTTCATTATCCGTCTGCGGGAATTGACTGCGGATCACTCTTTGCTCGAGCAACGTCTGGCATTCATAGCTGAACAGGGCGTGCCCAACTATTTTGGCGAGCAGCGGTTTGGGCATGACGCTGGCAACCTCCGGGAATTTGAACAGAAATTTGTTGGTCAGTCCGGTGATGCCCGATCCCGTAACCGACAGCGCGGCCGCCGCGGTGGTCGCTCCTCAGGTGGTGGTCAATCCGGAATTTATTTGTCTGCGGGGCGCTCGTACCTGTTTAATCGAATTCTGGCCACTCGTATGAAGCAGCATTCCTGGAATAAGCCTCTGGAAGGGGAAGAGCTGCCAACAGGTGCGATGTGGGGGCGAGGGCGTCACCAGGGCAGTGAGGCGAGAGTTGCGCTGGAGCAGCAAGTTGCCGACAGTCTGCCCGGTTGGGGAGATGCACTGGAGCACAGTGGGCTCTCACAGGAACGACGCGACCTGGTACTGCACCCGCAAAACCTGCAGTGGCAATTTGAGAGCAATGATCTGGTGTTGTCCTTCGGTTTGCTGCCTGGCTGCTTTGCCACCTCGGTACTGAGGGAGCTTACAGAGTTAAACACTGCACACTCGGGTCGTGATATAGTTGGTCACTTGGACAACCATAATAATTAA
- the ftsB gene encoding cell division protein FtsB, giving the protein MRWLLAVLIVLFLTLQYRLWVGEGSLAQKVELQRAVAEQQAINAEAEARNETIAREVRALNDGLEAIEERARNDLGLIKDGETFYMVIEKEPKKP; this is encoded by the coding sequence ATGCGCTGGCTTTTGGCTGTATTAATTGTCCTGTTTCTAACCCTGCAATATCGATTGTGGGTGGGAGAGGGCAGTCTCGCCCAAAAGGTGGAGTTACAGCGTGCCGTAGCAGAACAGCAGGCCATTAACGCAGAGGCCGAAGCCCGCAACGAAACCATTGCCCGAGAAGTTCGCGCTCTCAATGACGGCCTCGAAGCCATCGAAGAGCGTGCTCGCAATGATCTTGGTTTGATCAAGGATGGCGAGACGTTCTATATGGTGATAGAGAAAGAGCCGAAAAAACCATGA
- a CDS encoding DUF368 domain-containing protein, producing the protein MRRPVDYLLLFLKGIAMGAADVVPGVSGGTIAFISGIYQEFLNSIRSVNLQSLKLLRSHGIAAFWSAINGNFLLVLFTGILVSIFSLAKLVSYCLDAYPVLIWSFFFGLIIASIIWITRNLGRWGIAEAMAVMAGTILSAFLFYLPPLVVGSSPLAIFCAGAIAICAMILPGISGSFILVLLGMYGVLIDAISALDFTTLALFALGCVVGLLSFSRVLSWLLERYYSVTLSTLVGFLAGSLATVWPWRNPLEVFYTSSGKEIVLVQDNLFPWEYSELLGQDPHTWVAMLLMLFGVVLVLGLEHIGGKRATV; encoded by the coding sequence ATGCGACGACCGGTCGATTACCTGCTGTTGTTTTTAAAAGGCATTGCCATGGGTGCTGCAGATGTGGTTCCCGGAGTGTCCGGTGGAACTATCGCCTTTATCAGCGGTATTTATCAGGAATTTCTCAATTCTATTCGCTCAGTTAACCTGCAGTCTTTAAAGCTGTTACGCAGTCATGGGATCGCTGCGTTCTGGTCGGCCATTAATGGTAATTTCCTGCTGGTTCTTTTTACTGGAATTCTGGTCAGTATTTTTTCTTTGGCCAAACTGGTCAGCTATTGTCTCGATGCATACCCGGTTTTGATCTGGTCGTTCTTTTTCGGACTGATCATAGCTTCAATTATCTGGATTACACGTAATCTCGGACGATGGGGTATCGCCGAAGCCATGGCGGTTATGGCCGGCACAATCCTTTCTGCATTTTTATTTTACCTTCCTCCACTTGTTGTGGGCAGCTCTCCGCTGGCGATATTTTGTGCTGGCGCCATAGCGATTTGCGCCATGATTTTGCCTGGAATATCTGGCAGTTTTATTCTGGTTTTATTGGGAATGTACGGTGTATTGATTGATGCCATCAGTGCACTTGATTTTACTACACTGGCACTGTTTGCACTTGGTTGCGTGGTGGGGTTATTGTCTTTCTCACGTGTGCTGAGCTGGCTTTTGGAACGCTATTACAGTGTTACATTGTCAACACTGGTGGGATTTCTCGCCGGGTCATTGGCCACAGTATGGCCGTGGAGAAATCCGCTGGAAGTGTTTTATACCTCTTCCGGAAAAGAGATCGTATTGGTGCAGGATAACCTGTTCCCATGGGAGTACTCTGAGCTATTGGGGCAGGATCCTCACACCTGGGTTGCTATGTTGTTAATGTTGTTTGGGGTTGTATTGGTTTTGGGGCTGGAACATATTGGTGGAAAGCGCGCCACCGTATAA
- the ispF gene encoding 2-C-methyl-D-erythritol 2,4-cyclodiphosphate synthase, with translation MRIGHGYDVHAFGPGDHLMLGGVAIPYRQGFVAHSDGDVLVHALCDALLGAAGLGDIGRHFPDTDPQYKGADSRQLLRHVMKLLTERGWKLGNADITIVAQAPKMAPHIEAMSANLAEDMSANSGQVNVKATTTEKLGFEGRKEGIACHAVVLIVT, from the coding sequence ATGAGAATTGGTCACGGCTACGATGTGCATGCTTTTGGCCCAGGCGATCACCTGATGTTGGGTGGTGTAGCGATTCCTTATCGCCAGGGATTTGTTGCCCATTCCGATGGTGATGTGCTGGTTCACGCTCTCTGTGATGCGCTGCTGGGCGCGGCTGGCCTTGGGGATATAGGGCGCCATTTTCCCGATACCGATCCGCAGTACAAAGGTGCTGACAGTCGACAGTTGTTGCGACATGTCATGAAATTGCTGACAGAGCGCGGTTGGAAGTTGGGCAATGCGGATATAACCATCGTTGCCCAGGCACCGAAAATGGCGCCTCATATTGAAGCGATGAGCGCCAATCTTGCGGAAGATATGTCAGCCAATAGTGGCCAGGTCAACGTCAAAGCGACCACTACGGAAAAGCTTGGCTTTGAAGGTCGCAAGGAAGGCATTGCCTGTCATGCGGTTGTGTTGATTGTGACATAA
- the rpoS gene encoding RNA polymerase sigma factor RpoS, whose protein sequence is MEQLDDSLKKPEQVLDAASLYMKEIGFVPLLTAEEEVFYSRKSRKGCEASRKRMIESNLRLVVKIARRYVNRGLSLLDLIEEGNLGLMRAVEKFDPELGYRFSTYATWWIRQTIERALMNQTRTIRLPIHVVKEMNVYLRAARKLSQELDHDPSAEEIATLLDKPIQDVYRMLGLNERVSSVDISLGHDSDKTLVETIADQHRSDPEELVEDGDLVHALEHWLDELPQKQREVIARRFGLQGYEISTLEEVGKEIGLTRERVRQIQVEALKRLREIVQKQGLDSETLFEE, encoded by the coding sequence ATGGAGCAACTGGACGATTCACTGAAAAAGCCAGAACAGGTGCTCGACGCAGCCAGTCTTTACATGAAAGAGATTGGTTTTGTGCCCCTTCTCACTGCGGAAGAGGAAGTTTTCTATTCCCGCAAATCCCGAAAAGGCTGTGAAGCCTCACGCAAACGAATGATCGAAAGTAACCTGCGCCTTGTGGTTAAAATTGCGCGACGTTACGTTAATCGAGGTTTATCACTGCTTGATTTGATCGAAGAAGGCAATCTCGGTCTAATGAGGGCTGTTGAAAAATTCGACCCGGAATTGGGCTATCGATTCTCGACCTATGCAACCTGGTGGATTCGCCAGACGATTGAGAGGGCGCTGATGAACCAGACCCGAACCATTCGTTTGCCGATTCATGTGGTGAAGGAGATGAATGTCTATCTGAGGGCGGCGCGAAAGCTGTCACAGGAATTAGACCACGATCCTTCTGCCGAAGAAATTGCCACGCTACTCGATAAGCCTATTCAGGATGTTTACCGCATGCTGGGTTTGAATGAGCGTGTCAGTTCAGTAGATATTTCCCTCGGTCACGATAGTGATAAGACGCTGGTGGAAACCATTGCCGATCAGCATCGTTCCGATCCAGAAGAGCTGGTAGAAGATGGTGATCTGGTGCATGCACTTGAACACTGGCTGGATGAACTGCCGCAAAAGCAGCGTGAGGTAATTGCTCGTCGCTTTGGTCTCCAGGGTTATGAAATCTCAACTCTGGAGGAGGTAGGTAAAGAGATTGGTTTGACTCGGGAGCGGGTGCGCCAGATTCAGGTTGAGGCGCTCAAACGGCTTCGGGAAATTGTCCAGAAACAGGGACTCGATAGCGAGACGTTGTTTGAGGAGTGA
- the eno gene encoding phosphopyruvate hydratase, translating into MTKIADIRAYEVLDSRGNPTVEADVVLENGIVGTACAPSGASTGSREALELRDGDKARYLGKGVLKAVNNINTTIRELLVGKDVTEQRELDRLMIEADGTDNKAVLGANAILAVSLAAAKAAAKAKGVPLYAHIADVNGTPGQFTMPVPMMNILNGGEHADNNVDIQEFMVQPVSAPTFAEGLRMGAEIFHSLKKVLKVRGLNTAVGDEGGFAPNLASNEEALAVIAEAVADAGYELDKDVTLALDCAASEFYKDGKYDLSGEGKVFDSNGFADYLAELVSRYPIISIEDGLDESDWDGWKVLTDKIGDKCQLVGDDLFVTNTRILKEGIEKGVGNSILIKFNQIGSLSETLDAIQMAKDAGYTAVISHRSGETEDTTIADLAVATAAGQIKTGSLCRSDRVAKYNRLLRIEAELGSEKAPYRGRAEFKN; encoded by the coding sequence ATGACTAAAATTGCTGACATTCGCGCTTATGAAGTGCTGGATTCCCGCGGTAACCCAACCGTTGAAGCCGACGTAGTTCTGGAAAACGGCATTGTTGGTACTGCCTGTGCACCATCCGGTGCCTCTACCGGCTCCCGCGAAGCACTGGAATTGCGCGATGGCGACAAGGCTCGTTACCTGGGCAAGGGCGTCTTGAAAGCAGTTAACAACATCAATACCACCATCCGCGAGCTGCTGGTGGGTAAAGATGTTACCGAACAGCGTGAGCTGGATCGCCTGATGATTGAAGCTGACGGCACCGACAACAAAGCAGTACTGGGTGCCAATGCTATTCTGGCTGTTTCCCTGGCTGCAGCGAAAGCAGCAGCAAAAGCCAAAGGTGTTCCTCTGTACGCACACATCGCTGACGTAAACGGCACCCCGGGTCAATTCACCATGCCGGTACCGATGATGAACATCCTCAACGGTGGTGAGCACGCGGACAACAACGTCGACATCCAGGAGTTTATGGTTCAGCCAGTTAGCGCTCCTACTTTCGCCGAAGGTCTGCGTATGGGTGCGGAGATTTTTCACTCACTGAAGAAAGTACTGAAAGTACGCGGCCTGAACACCGCCGTGGGTGATGAGGGTGGTTTTGCCCCGAACCTGGCGTCCAACGAAGAAGCGCTGGCAGTGATTGCTGAAGCCGTAGCCGACGCAGGTTACGAGCTGGACAAAGACGTAACCCTGGCTCTGGACTGTGCTGCTTCCGAATTTTACAAAGACGGTAAGTACGACCTGTCTGGCGAAGGCAAGGTATTTGATTCCAACGGCTTTGCCGACTACCTGGCCGAGCTGGTTAGCCGCTACCCGATCATCTCTATCGAAGATGGCCTGGACGAAAGTGACTGGGACGGCTGGAAAGTTCTGACCGACAAGATCGGCGACAAGTGCCAGCTGGTGGGTGACGACCTGTTCGTAACCAACACCCGTATCCTTAAAGAGGGTATCGAGAAGGGCGTGGGTAATTCCATCCTGATCAAGTTCAACCAAATCGGTTCTCTGTCCGAGACCCTGGATGCCATCCAGATGGCCAAGGACGCTGGCTACACTGCGGTGATTTCTCACCGTTCCGGTGAAACCGAAGACACCACCATTGCTGACCTGGCAGTAGCTACTGCCGCTGGCCAGATCAAAACCGGTTCCCTGTGCCGCTCTGACCGTGTTGCCAAGTACAACCGTCTGCTTCGCATTGAAGCCGAGCTTGGCAGCGAGAAAGCACCGTACCGCGGCCGCGCTGAGTTCAAGAACTGA
- the kdsA gene encoding 3-deoxy-8-phosphooctulonate synthase, with protein MMQQIIEVAGIEVANDKPFVLFGGMNVLESRDLAMQIAEHYVKVTGELGIPYVFKASFDKANRSSVHSYRGPGMEEGLKIFEEIKETFNVPVITDVHEPYQAKPVAEVADVIQLPAFLARQTDLVEAMAETGAVINVKKPQFMSPAQVKNLAEKFRECGNDKVMLCERGACFGYDNLVVDMLGFRTMKEVSGGAPLIFDVTHALQCRDPMGAASGGRRHQVAELARAGMAVGLAGLFLEAHPNPDKALCDGPSALPLDKLKPFLEQMKAIDDLVKNLPDLDIS; from the coding sequence ATGATGCAGCAAATTATTGAAGTTGCCGGAATCGAAGTCGCCAACGACAAGCCGTTTGTGCTGTTTGGCGGCATGAACGTGCTTGAGTCTCGTGACCTGGCGATGCAGATTGCCGAACACTACGTGAAAGTCACCGGCGAGCTGGGCATTCCCTACGTATTCAAGGCGTCGTTCGATAAGGCTAACCGCTCTTCGGTGCACTCTTATCGCGGCCCGGGAATGGAAGAGGGTTTGAAGATCTTTGAAGAGATCAAAGAAACTTTCAATGTTCCGGTAATTACCGACGTGCACGAGCCGTATCAGGCCAAACCGGTTGCCGAAGTGGCGGATGTGATTCAGTTGCCGGCATTTTTGGCGCGCCAAACCGACCTGGTTGAGGCGATGGCTGAAACCGGTGCAGTAATCAACGTCAAAAAACCGCAGTTCATGAGCCCGGCGCAGGTTAAAAACCTGGCGGAAAAATTCCGCGAGTGTGGCAACGACAAAGTGATGCTGTGTGAGCGCGGTGCCTGCTTTGGATACGACAACCTGGTTGTCGACATGCTGGGCTTCCGCACTATGAAAGAAGTTTCCGGCGGAGCGCCTCTGATTTTTGATGTGACCCACGCCTTGCAGTGCCGTGACCCGATGGGTGCGGCGTCTGGTGGTCGTCGCCATCAGGTGGCTGAGCTGGCTCGTGCCGGTATGGCGGTTGGTTTAGCAGGCCTGTTCCTGGAGGCGCATCCGAACCCGGATAAAGCACTTTGCGACGGCCCAAGTGCGCTGCCGCTGGACAAGCTAAAGCCATTCCTTGAGCAGATGAAAGCTATAGATGATCTGGTGAAAAACCTGCCGGATCTGGATATTTCCTAA
- a CDS encoding CTP synthase, with product MTRFIFVTGGVVSSLGKGIASASLGAVLEARGLKVTILKLDPYLNVDPGTMSPFQHGEVFVTEDGAETDLDLGHYERFLRSKMTKRNNFTSGRVYETILRRERRGDYLGGTVQVIPHVTDEIKRRVKVGGEGYDVAIVEIGGTVGDIESQPFLEAVRQLKVELGMERAMLMHLTLVPYIATAGEVKTKPTQHSVKELRSIGIQPDVLLCRSEMEIPENELKKISLFTNVEQRAVVPLLDAKTIYHIPRHLQSRGLDQFVIDRLRLECGEADLSDWDWVAENHLHPEKEVTIAMVGKYMELLDAYKSLNEALSHAGIHNKTKVKILHINAEEVEEKGVSILEKADAILVPGGFGSRGLEGKIAAVRYARENKIPYLGICLGMQVAVIEYARNVCGLEGATSTEFDRDAKHPIVGLITEWVDETGQVEVRDENSDMGGTMRLGSQESLLVEGSKAAEIYGSTSVVERHRHRYEVNNNYVEQLETAGLKIGGWSEQNHLVETVEIADHPWFFACQFHPEFTSTPRDGHPMFSSYVRAALAHKGE from the coding sequence ATGACACGTTTTATTTTTGTGACGGGCGGTGTTGTTTCTTCTCTTGGGAAGGGTATCGCTTCCGCATCCCTTGGTGCTGTGCTTGAAGCGCGCGGTCTTAAGGTAACTATTCTCAAACTCGATCCTTACCTGAACGTGGATCCGGGCACCATGAGCCCGTTCCAGCACGGTGAGGTGTTTGTGACAGAGGATGGTGCCGAGACCGACCTCGACTTGGGCCACTACGAGCGTTTCCTGCGCTCCAAGATGACCAAGCGCAACAACTTTACCAGCGGTCGTGTTTACGAGACTATTCTGCGTCGCGAACGCCGCGGTGACTACCTGGGCGGCACTGTTCAGGTGATTCCTCATGTTACTGATGAGATCAAACGCCGCGTCAAAGTGGGTGGCGAAGGCTACGATGTGGCGATCGTTGAAATCGGCGGTACCGTCGGTGATATCGAATCACAACCTTTCCTGGAAGCCGTGCGTCAGCTCAAAGTGGAGCTGGGCATGGAGCGCGCCATGTTGATGCACCTGACCCTGGTGCCTTACATCGCTACCGCTGGTGAGGTGAAAACCAAACCGACCCAGCACTCAGTGAAAGAGCTGCGTTCTATCGGTATTCAACCGGATGTGCTGTTGTGTCGCTCTGAGATGGAAATTCCTGAGAATGAACTCAAGAAAATCTCTCTGTTCACTAATGTTGAGCAACGTGCGGTAGTTCCGTTGCTGGACGCCAAAACCATCTATCACATTCCCAGACATCTGCAATCCCGTGGCCTCGATCAGTTTGTGATCGACCGCTTGCGACTTGAATGTGGTGAAGCAGACTTGAGCGATTGGGACTGGGTGGCCGAGAATCATCTGCATCCGGAAAAAGAAGTCACCATTGCGATGGTGGGCAAGTACATGGAACTGCTGGACGCCTATAAGTCGTTGAACGAAGCACTCAGCCACGCCGGTATTCACAACAAGACCAAAGTAAAGATCCTGCACATCAACGCCGAAGAAGTGGAAGAGAAGGGCGTTTCCATTCTGGAAAAAGCAGACGCCATTTTGGTGCCGGGTGGCTTTGGTTCCCGCGGCCTTGAAGGCAAGATTGCCGCGGTGCGTTACGCCCGTGAAAACAAAATTCCTTATCTGGGTATCTGTCTGGGTATGCAGGTTGCGGTTATTGAATACGCCCGCAATGTGTGCGGCCTGGAAGGGGCGACCTCAACCGAGTTTGATCGCGACGCCAAGCACCCGATTGTCGGCTTGATTACCGAATGGGTAGACGAGACTGGCCAGGTAGAAGTGCGCGACGAGAATTCCGATATGGGCGGCACTATGCGCCTGGGTTCCCAGGAGTCTCTGCTGGTAGAAGGCTCCAAAGCGGCCGAGATTTATGGCTCTACCTCTGTGGTAGAACGTCACCGTCACCGTTACGAAGTAAACAACAATTACGTTGAGCAACTGGAAACCGCTGGCCTGAAAATTGGCGGCTGGTCCGAGCAGAACCATCTGGTGGAAACCGTGGAAATCGCTGATCACCCCTGGTTCTTCGCCTGTCAGTTCCACCCGGAATTTACCTCGACCCCGCGCGATGGCCACCCGATGTTCTCCAGCTATGTTCGCGCCGCATTGGCTCATAAGGGTGAATGA
- a CDS encoding protein-L-isoaspartate(D-aspartate) O-methyltransferase, with the protein MTSQRTRERMIQRLVEQGIKSQKVLDVMRVTPRHLFLDEALSHRAYEDTALPIGHKQTLSQPYIVARMTELLLSRGKPGKVLEIGTGSGYQTAVLAQLVDKVYSVERIAPLLSRSRELLRRLGHRNVTASLSDGGFGWPEYAPFNGIISTAAPQTLPQELLYQLAPDGILVIPLGPDGYQELCVFTREGDSNNFSEEVIEPVRFVPLLSGISR; encoded by the coding sequence ATGACCTCTCAGCGCACAAGGGAGCGCATGATTCAACGCCTGGTTGAGCAGGGCATCAAGAGTCAGAAAGTGCTCGATGTAATGCGAGTTACCCCCAGGCACCTGTTTCTGGATGAAGCACTTTCACATCGTGCCTACGAAGATACCGCACTGCCCATAGGTCACAAGCAGACCCTTTCCCAGCCTTATATCGTTGCTCGTATGACCGAGTTGTTATTGTCCCGCGGAAAACCGGGCAAGGTCCTGGAGATCGGCACTGGTTCCGGTTACCAGACGGCAGTGCTGGCACAATTGGTGGACAAGGTTTATTCGGTTGAGCGGATTGCTCCCCTGCTTTCGCGCTCTCGCGAATTATTGCGTCGTCTCGGCCACCGCAATGTTACAGCGTCACTTTCAGATGGCGGCTTTGGCTGGCCAGAATATGCGCCCTTTAACGGAATCATCAGTACCGCAGCCCCCCAGACCCTGCCACAGGAATTGCTCTATCAATTGGCACCTGATGGTATCCTGGTAATCCCGTTGGGGCCCGATGGTTATCAGGAGTTGTGTGTATTTACTCGCGAAGGTGATAGCAATAATTTTTCCGAAGAAGTTATTGAGCCGGTGCGTTTTGTACCTTTGCTCAGCGGTATCTCACGCTGA